A window from Carassius gibelio isolate Cgi1373 ecotype wild population from Czech Republic chromosome B3, carGib1.2-hapl.c, whole genome shotgun sequence encodes these proteins:
- the LOC127953050 gene encoding uncharacterized protein LOC127953050, with protein sequence MAEKQQHISRPLTVANKLGDQPSTVANVPTDQPFTMDYEHGDQPSIVAHVSTDQLSTMNFDHGEQPFTVAHVPTDQLSTMDYEHGDQPSIVAHVSTDQLSTMNYDHGEQPFTVAHVPTDQPFTMDYEHGDQPSTVAHVPTDQPSTMDYEHGDQPSTVAHEAADQSAPLAVGVDIGPPKKHYVSVLENKSSYYSRLGRVMVMYDAQRNSWHCPCVNARMSCPHKCVAKWFLFQTNRLLFKSVKSTGPDEDNLDEHQLNSKEKPFGLGKELLQRILKYVLDKKQYPSNLPENLCKPVFDPPPPKHIVPSEKFCTECCHNLPLSDPILITAKAKIVTLTCVYEGISTYFKKCLRCGMEYRYQDWEDGIHNFDNHILMGFHLCLYLRASLQTHNAAGRVFKAMELASGLKLPPHNRLFHGYLHFEALVQHDYKYSCINCGSHPPVVIMDLHKKGVFSMPVSEIPDPAEYTGKVNVKDFWESVSLNIISLGFVNVGEENPFVVKPTFGFWAPWIGPETRKSDLVLNTEWEKVHRPAKPKEQADVDISEDRLLEEVMKMKVDDVKNLCKACGVNPCGSKTDLILRLHNEIRSRSTYDKIFQKVWGASGGWSTVMCPCGVVYTLKFNMRAESPRDYIDILQSWQHLPNVTIYDFARGLATHGNLRDPLKLTFSPNEGRLLSPTVENISLAKEGKVKVNLPWLTEPQNPPDINGHPITGSSEHYVLYDKLHETNAKDPKDFLRRTALVPELAGKVNTQVAEQFFAQMEKNNYFLNMMSPSSQIFLIRNIVHHHNILLNQSRLEKIQKSMGARQFSMNKDGQLVIGHSQDRTLTLSQFELADNLHKDEAVTKLQNG encoded by the exons ATGGCTGAAAAACAGCAGCACATCAGCAGACCATTGACCGTGGCCAATAAACTGGGGGACCAGCCATCCACTGTGGCCAATGTACCAACTGACCAGCCATTCACCATGGACTACGAACATGGGGACCAGCCATCAATTGTGGCCCATGTATCAACTGACCAGCTATCCACCATGAACTTCGATCATGGGGAGCAGCCATTCACTGTGGCCCATGTACCAACTGACCAGCTATCCACCATGGACTACGAACATGGGGACCAGCCATCAATTGTGGCCCATGTATCAACTGACCAGCTATCCACCATGAACTACGATCATGGGGAGCAGCCATTCACTGTGGCCCATGTACCAACTGACCAGCCATTCACCATGGACTACGAACATGGGGACCAGCCATCAACTGTGGCCCATGTACCAACTGACCAGCCATCCACCATGGACTACGAACATGGGGACCAGCCATCAACTGTGGCCCAT GAGGCAGCAGACCAAAGTGCCCCCCTTGCTGTGGGTGTTGATATTGGACCACCCAAAAAGCATTATGTGTCTGTCTTGGAGAACAAATCTTCATACTACAGTCGGTTGGGAAGGGTGATGGTTATGTATGATGCCCAGAGAAACAGCTGGCATTGTCCCTGTGTTAATGCACGGATGTCATGTCCACATAAGTGTGTGGCGAAGTGGTTTCTCTTTCAAACGAATAGACTGCTTTTTAAATCTGTTAAATCAACTGGACCAGATGAAGACAACTTGGATGAACATCAATTAAACAGCAAGGAAAAGCCGTTTGGACTTGGAAAAGAACTTTTGCAAAGAATTTTAAAGTATGTCTTGGATAAGAAGCAGTATCCATCAAACCTTCCTGAAAATCTTTGCAAACCAGTGTTTGATCCTCCCCCACCAAAACACATTGTGCCATCAGAGAAGTTTTGCACTGAATGCTGTCATAATTTGCCTCTAAGTGACCCCATCCTGATCACAGCAAAAGCTAAAATTGTGACACTGACATGTGTCTATGAAG gaaTAAGCACATACTTCAAGAAATGTCTAAGATGTGGAATGGAGTACCGTTACCAAGACTGGGAGGATGGAATCCACAACTTTGACAATCACATTCTCATGGGTTTCCACTTATGTTTGTATTTAAGGGCATCACTCCAG ACTCATAATGCAGCAGGCAGAGTTTTCAAAGCAATGGAACTTGCATCTGGTTTGAAGCTACCTCCACACAACCGTCTGTTTCATGGCTACCTACATTTTGAAGCATTGGTGCAACATGACTACAAATATTCATGCATCAATTGTGGCTCTCATCCTCCTGTGGTTATTATGGATCTTCATAAAAAGGGAGTGTTTAGCATGCCAG TGAGTGAGATACCAGATCCAGCTGAGTATACTGGGAAAGTTAATGTGAAAGACTTCTGGGAGTCCGTGTCCTTAAATATAATTTCCCTCGGGTTTGTAAATG TTGGAGAAGAGAATCCATTTGTTGTTAAGCCAACATTCGGTTTTTGGGCACCATGGATTGGACCAGAAACTCGAAAATCTGATTTGGTTCTAAACACAGAGTGGGAAAAGGTACATCGCCCAGCAAAACCAAAAGAGCAGGCAGATGTGGATATATCTGAAGATAGACTTCTTGAGGAAGTCATGAAAATGAAG GTTGATGACGTCAAGAACCTGTGCAAAGCTTGTGGGGTTAATCCATGTGGTTCAAAAACAGACCTTATTCTCAGGCTTCATAATGAAATTAGGAGCAGGAGCACCTATGataaaatttttcaaaaagtCTGGGGTGCATCAG gaGGCTGGTCTACAGTTATGTGTCCATGTGGAGTGGTATACACCCTTAAATTTAACATGAGAGCGGAAAGTCCAAGGGACTACATTGATATTTTACAGTCATGGCAACATTTACCAAATGTTACCATTTATGATTTTGCAAGAGGTCTAgcaacacatggaaatctgaggGACCCATTAAAGTTGACATTTTCTCCAAACGAGGGAAGACTTCTTAGCCCTACTGTTGAAAACATTTCTTTAGCCAAAGAAGGCAAGGTCAAGGTTAATCTTCCCTGGTTAACAGAGCCACAAAATCCTCCAGATATCAATGGACATCCTATAACAGGGAGTTCAGAGCATTATGTGCTCTATGACAAACTGCACGAAACAAATGCCAAAGATCCCAAAGACTTTTTAAGAAGAACTGCTTTGGTGCCAGAACTGGCTGGAAAGGTTAATACACAAGTGGCAGAACAATTTTTTGCCCAAATGGAGAAGAACAATTACTTTCTAAACATGATGTCTCCCAGCTCTCAGATCTTTCTTATTCGAAATATAGTTCACCATCACAACATTCTGCTTAACCAATCAAGGCTAGAGAAAATACAGAAGTCAATGGGGGCCAGACAATTCTCCATGAACAAGGACGGACAGCTTGTCATTG gtCATTCTCAAGATAGAACCTTAACATTGTCACAGTTTGAACTTGCAGATAATCTGCACAAAGATGAGGCTGTTACTAAACTACAGAAT GGCTGA
- the LOC127952714 gene encoding macrophage mannose receptor 1, with protein sequence MTWPEAQRYCRERFIDLATVDSMDDVNRLVNVVDAGYNGSVWIGLKRATQTRWAWSNGENKTSEYFNWAPGQPNEGAYCVSTYNGYWYDALCSTLRYFTCYKGNATYIIQIAKNQSDAQSYCRQYYTDLPSVHNSEENDQITRIIKPSNNFWIGLFLDSWEWSDTWSRFFRHWAAGPPLASGDCVGMSRTNSGRWAQYSCRQRTPFICHGRPVVPEYQFMNQSMTWLDAQSYCRARFTDLAAVTTMNDVNRLVNTVTPGRSGSVWIGLHAVEVKRWVWSMGDISQENMWHPGEPNGDGECVRSFNGSWYDESCSTVLPFVCFNDSAGLMITQTAVTWRDAQSYCRQHHTDLASIRPEQQNLIGHESSLWIGLFLDSWEWSNQWSHFFRHWAAGQPSLSSGSSNCTGMSLADSGKWAQYSCDAQQPFICYGDDKLIKNQIVRLKFSCTGKCTLNDPSLQAAILNEISKKLKSMGLESDRKLSWRKGQGGEVFHQERKPRASSNTACNKP encoded by the exons ATGACGTGGCCAGAGGCTCAGCGTTACTGCAGAGAGAGATTCATTGATCTGGCTACTGTAGACAGTATGGATGATGTGAACAGGCTGGTAAATGTAGTGGATGCTGGATACAATGGATCCGTTTGGATTGGACTGAAGAGGGCAACACAGACCCGCTGGGCTTGGTCTAATGGAGAAAACAAAACTTCTGAGTACTTCAACTGGGCTCCAGGACAGCCAAATGAGGGTGCTTATTGTGTATCGACATATAACGGATATTGGTATGATGCACTATGTAGCACTTTACGGTATTTTACATGCTACAAGG GAAATGCTACATACATAATACAGATTGCTAAAAACCAGAGCGATGCTCAGAGCTACTGCAGACAGTATTACACAGACCTGCCCAGCGTCCACAACTCTGAGGAAAATGACCAGATTACTAGGATTATAAAACCTTCTAATAACTTCTGGATCGGTCTGTTCCTGGACTCTTGGGAATGGTCTGATACATGGAGTCGCTTCTTCAGACACTGGGCAGCAGGTCCACCATTAGCATCTGGGGACTGTGTTGGCATGTCCAGAACCAACTCTGGCAGATGGGCTCAGTACAGCTGTAGACAACGGACTCCTTTTATCTGCCATGGAA GGCCTGTTGTACCCGAGTACCAGTTCATGAATCAAAGCATGACATGGCTGGAtgctcagagttactgcagagcGAGGTTCACTGATCTGGCCGCTGTAACAACTATGAATGATGTGAACAGACTGGTAAATACAGTGACTCCTGGACGCAGTGGTTCAGTCTGGATAGGTCTCCATGCTGTGGAGGTGAAACGCTGGGTCTGGTCTATGGGGGACATCTCCCAGGAAAATATGTGGCATCCAGGAGAACCCAATGGTGATGGAGAGTGTGTGAGGAGTTTTAATGGAAGCTGGTATGATGAGAGCTGCAGCACCGTCCTCccatttgtgtgttttaatg ACAGCGCTGGTTTGATGATTACACAGACTGCCGTCACATGGAGAGAtgctcagagttactgcagacaACACCACACTGATTTGGCGAGTATCAGGCCAGAGCAGCAGAATCTGATTGGTCATGAATCATCGCTCTGGATCGGTCTGTTCCTGGACTCTTGGGAATGGTCTAACCAATGGAGCCACTTCTTCAGGCACTGGGCAGCAGGTCAACCATCCCTGAGTTCAGGATCTAGTAACTGTACCGGCATGTCATTAGCCGATTCTGGAAAATGGGCTCAATACAGCTGTGATGCACAGCAGCCTTTTATCTGCTATGGAG ATGACAAGTTAATCAAAAACCAGATTGTCAGACTGAAATTTTCCTGTACTGGGAAATGCACACTGAATGATCCTTCACTACAGGCGGCCATTCTGAATGAG ATAAGTAAAAAGCTGAAGAGCATGGGGCTGGAAAGTGACAGAAAATTAAGCTGGAGAAAAGGACAAGGTGGAGAGGTGTTTCATCAGGAGAGAAAACCTAGAGCCAGTTCAAACACTGCATGTAATAAGCCGTAA
- the LOC127952719 gene encoding gastrula zinc finger protein XlCGF8.2DB-like, with the protein MRIHSGKKRFTCQQCGNRFTQKGILSRHKRIHSGEKPFTCQQCGKSFNRKENLNLHMRVHTGENPFTCQQCGVGYTQKVGLKRHMRIHTGEKPYTCQRCGKSFSEHGSLKAHMMIHTGESPFTCQQCGKSFNRKENLNLHMRVHTGENPFTCQQCGVGYTQKGNLNRHMRMHTGVKPYTCQRCGKSFSQDGNLKVHMRVHTRENPFTCQQCGISFTQKVGLKRHMRIHTGEKPYTCQQCGKSFSEHGSLKAHMIIHTGEKPFTCQQCGKGFIQKVSLNRHMKIHTGEKPFVCHQCGESFDQKGDLSYHMKIHTGEDPFTCQQCGKTFTLKGNLNRHMRNLHCIESTQS; encoded by the coding sequence ATGAGAATTCACTCTGGAAAGAAGCGTTTCacttgccaacagtgtggaaaccGTTTCACTCAAAAAGGCATCCTTAGCAGGCACAAGAGGATTCactctggagagaagcctttcacctgccaacagtgtggaaagagtttcaataGGAAAGAAAATCTCAATTtgcacatgagagttcacactggggAGAaccctttcacctgccaacagtgtggggTAGGTTATACCCAAAAAGTAGGCCTTAAAagacacatgagaattcacacgggAGAGAAGCCCTACACCTGCCAAcggtgtggaaagagtttcagtgaGCATGGAAGCCTTAAAGCTCACATgatgattcacactggagagagtccatttacctgccaacagtgtggaaagagtttcaataGGAAAGAAAATCTCAATTtgcacatgagagttcacactggggAGAaccctttcacctgccaacagtgtggggTAGGTTATACCCAGAAAGGAAACCTTAACAGGCACATGAGGATGCACACTGGAGTCAAGCCTTATACCTGCCAAcggtgtggaaagagtttcagtcaAGATGGAAACCTTAAAgtgcacatgagagttcacactagAGAGAaccctttcacctgccaacagtgtggaataAGCTTTACGCAAAAAGTAGGCCTTAAAagacacatgagaattcacacgggAGAGAAGCCctacacctgccaacagtgtggaaagagtttcagtgaGCATGGAAGCCTTAAAGCTCACATGataattcacactggagagaagccatttacctgccaacagtgtggaaaaggATTCATTCAGAAAGTAAGCCTTAACAGACACATGAaaattcacaccggagagaagccatTTGTGTGTCATCAGTGTGGAGAAAGCTTCGACCAAAAAGGAGACCTTAGTTACCACATGAAGATTCACACTGGGGAGGaccctttcacctgccaacagtgtggaaaaaccTTTACTCTAAAAGGAAACCTTAACAGGCACATGAGAAATTTACACTGCATAGAATCCACACAATCTTAA